In Caldisphaera lagunensis DSM 15908, a single genomic region encodes these proteins:
- a CDS encoding glycosyltransferase family 2 protein: MEYPKISVIVTAYNRKKYLPYALQSLEQQTLDKDKFEVIVIKNFEDQLSDKIIERNNWKNMVIEENNTLGEKLSLGIDESKGDIITFLEDDDMYKPERLMYI, from the coding sequence ATGGAATATCCAAAAATTTCAGTCATAGTTACTGCTTATAATAGAAAGAAATATTTACCATATGCTTTGCAAAGTTTGGAACAACAAACCTTAGATAAGGATAAGTTTGAAGTAATTGTTATAAAAAATTTTGAAGATCAATTATCTGATAAAATAATAGAAAGAAATAATTGGAAAAATATGGTAATAGAAGAGAACAATACATTGGGAGAAAAACTTAGTTTAGGTATAGATGAATCTAAAGGAGATATAATAACCTTTTTGGAAGATGATGATATGTATAAACCAGAAAGGTTAATGTATATATAA
- a CDS encoding glycosyltransferase family A protein, which produces MNNQSISVLVTAYKRKEYLLDALKSLKDQTLDENKFEVIVIKNFEDPKIDSFIDCMNWKNIIPETADLGLKYEIGIKEAKGQIITFLEDDDVYESNRLQYIYSTFQKYNDLIYFHNNQKIINENGNIIDQNMIYPDIYIQDPSRYCDKLFINPGGFHNASSIAIAKEIIERKESLNLLKTIKSSPDLAMLSLAIKQKGSLYLSGQSLTRYRIHMSSSTPHGYVYRKDFKKSLITLAETYNKWAVDARKIIDYTNNIPCIDYIKPYELIRRIEASSTPSWAIKNRPISSFYDFLILYKLGKEHKFIGDKKLLAVLFLDIIVSKLPSELRELYWRIRWVSKNNLALFKRKTNN; this is translated from the coding sequence ATGAATAATCAAAGCATTTCAGTTTTGGTAACCGCATATAAAAGAAAGGAGTATTTATTAGATGCATTAAAAAGCTTAAAAGATCAAACATTAGATGAAAATAAATTTGAGGTAATCGTAATAAAGAATTTTGAAGATCCTAAAATAGATAGCTTTATAGATTGCATGAATTGGAAAAATATTATTCCAGAAACAGCAGATTTGGGCTTAAAGTATGAAATAGGTATTAAGGAAGCAAAAGGACAAATTATTACATTTCTGGAGGATGATGATGTATATGAGAGCAATAGATTGCAATATATTTATTCAACATTTCAAAAATATAATGATTTAATATATTTTCATAATAACCAAAAAATAATAAATGAAAATGGTAACATCATTGATCAGAATATGATATATCCAGATATATACATTCAAGATCCAAGCAGATATTGCGATAAGCTTTTTATAAATCCCGGTGGGTTTCATAATGCTAGCTCTATTGCGATAGCTAAAGAAATAATTGAAAGAAAAGAATCATTAAATTTATTAAAAACAATAAAGAGCTCTCCAGATTTAGCTATGCTATCTTTAGCAATTAAGCAAAAGGGTTCTTTATATTTATCAGGTCAAAGTTTAACTAGATACAGAATACACATGAGTTCATCTACGCCTCATGGATATGTCTATAGAAAAGATTTTAAAAAGTCATTAATAACTCTTGCAGAAACATATAATAAATGGGCGGTTGATGCTAGAAAAATTATTGATTATACTAATAATATACCATGCATTGACTACATAAAACCATATGAACTAATAAGAAGAATCGAGGCATCTTCTACTCCGAGTTGGGCTATTAAAAATAGACCTATATCATCATTTTATGATTTTCTAATTTTATATAAGCTGGGAAAAGAACATAAGTTTATTGGAGATAAAAAATTGTTAGCTGTTCTTTTCTTAGATATTATTGTCTCTAAATTACCTAGTGAATTAAGAGAATTATATTGGAGAATTAGATGGGTAAGCAAAAATAATCTTGCATTATTTAAAAGAAAAACAAATAATTAA
- a CDS encoding glycosyltransferase family A protein encodes MKNLKISVIIPTLCNEFLLGALSSLENQKRKPDEVIVIYKCNNIIEKLIDNIDLSMEFVKQEKGHVTNALNIGKNKASGDIIVITDDDVILPKDWIKNYEIYFNSLKENYAGVCSRDIWINENKEIIKSPDDKLITSLYRNFYVKYFIKPHILFKDFKNGVFISKNYKIFHGSCIPKGKCISLPFRGVNMAFFREKINDIDFPEINNVKYYHMYEQYIGVKLVKKGLSYLYVPDNPVFHYYHKSLSKNNKAKEEDKIMLNLIKNEIES; translated from the coding sequence TTGAAAAACTTAAAGATATCAGTAATTATTCCCACCCTATGTAATGAGTTTTTATTAGGAGCCCTTAGTTCATTAGAAAATCAAAAAAGAAAGCCAGATGAAGTTATAGTTATATATAAATGTAATAACATAATAGAAAAACTCATTGATAATATAGATCTATCTATGGAATTTGTTAAACAAGAGAAAGGACATGTTACAAATGCTCTTAATATTGGCAAAAATAAGGCCTCGGGCGATATAATAGTAATAACAGATGATGATGTAATTTTACCCAAGGATTGGATAAAAAATTATGAAATTTATTTTAATAGTTTAAAAGAAAACTATGCAGGAGTTTGCAGTAGGGATATATGGATAAATGAAAATAAAGAAATTATAAAAAGTCCAGATGATAAACTAATCACATCTTTATATAGGAATTTTTATGTAAAGTATTTTATTAAACCACATATATTATTTAAGGATTTTAAAAACGGTGTTTTTATATCGAAAAACTATAAAATATTTCATGGATCATGTATTCCAAAGGGGAAATGTATATCTTTACCATTTAGGGGTGTAAATATGGCATTTTTTAGAGAAAAAATCAATGATATAGATTTTCCTGAAATTAATAATGTAAAATATTATCATATGTATGAACAATACATAGGAGTAAAATTAGTCAAAAAAGGATTATCTTATTTATATGTACCAGATAATCCTGTTTTTCATTATTATCATAAAAGCCTTTCAAAAAATAACAAAGCAAAAGAGGAAGATAAAATAATGCTAAATTTAATCAAAAATGAAATTGAATCATAG
- a CDS encoding lipopolysaccharide biosynthesis protein: MSIRAKVFKGMSKLLSANAAVTIMQFIFYLTIVRIIGFNGLGSYFDSVIILTFISLAATWESNGFSRFIIGYYQGGKEKEARYLYRLGIIIGLTSGFVIFIVMFLYSYQISSLLYRSPVYSNIVKILGIDIALSSYNSYAGIGPNALMKFGKMGIIQILWALGRYLTGMLLLFMGYGAFGLVVGWVIGDAINSIFYTMWSRELIFGKDTRSKLKPIISYAIPLVLGSLIVTLLSNVDKLFVLYKLGLAELGIYSTIMLASSVPQMLPNSIAASLSPALLGLEEKNGLNKEIVEKSIRYTTILSIPFLLLVGAMGKPLILLLLGQRFVHDWKAFTILTVGHALMSYDIPITIALSAKKDSKALALQSVIGAIIIGFLAPYLINLYFATGAAIAYVLSRFISFIAVALPRVRKHGLLKINLNEYLKVSISSLILLFGLLFVEYLTGFNVIYLPLYITLGILIIIFNFKFFKMLDKEDYTALNEVLPNNLKFFFEIIWSFLDLPKE; the protein is encoded by the coding sequence ATGTCAATTAGAGCAAAAGTATTTAAAGGTATGTCAAAGCTGCTTTCAGCAAATGCAGCAGTAACAATAATGCAATTCATATTTTATCTAACTATAGTTAGAATAATAGGATTTAACGGTTTAGGTTCTTATTTTGATTCAGTAATAATATTAACATTTATAAGCTTAGCTGCTACTTGGGAATCAAACGGTTTTTCTAGGTTTATTATTGGATATTATCAAGGTGGAAAAGAGAAAGAAGCAAGATATTTATATAGATTAGGAATTATTATTGGATTAACAAGCGGATTCGTTATATTTATAGTAATGTTTCTGTATTCATATCAAATTTCTTCATTACTTTATAGATCTCCCGTTTATAGTAACATAGTTAAAATTTTAGGTATTGATATAGCTTTATCATCTTATAATTCATATGCTGGAATAGGTCCTAATGCACTAATGAAGTTTGGTAAAATGGGAATAATACAGATCTTATGGGCATTAGGAAGATATCTTACCGGCATGCTATTACTCTTTATGGGATATGGTGCTTTTGGATTAGTTGTAGGTTGGGTTATAGGTGATGCTATTAATTCAATTTTTTATACTATGTGGAGCAGAGAGCTCATATTTGGAAAGGATACAAGGAGCAAATTAAAGCCAATAATTTCTTATGCTATACCTTTAGTTTTGGGATCATTAATTGTTACATTATTAAGTAATGTAGACAAGTTGTTTGTCTTGTATAAGTTAGGTTTAGCTGAGTTGGGTATTTATTCAACTATTATGCTTGCATCTTCGGTTCCACAGATGTTACCAAATTCAATCGCGGCATCATTAAGTCCTGCATTATTAGGTTTAGAAGAGAAAAATGGTTTAAATAAAGAAATAGTAGAAAAATCTATAAGGTATACAACAATTTTATCAATACCTTTTTTATTATTAGTTGGAGCTATGGGAAAACCTTTAATTTTATTATTGTTGGGACAAAGATTTGTTCATGATTGGAAAGCCTTTACTATACTCACTGTTGGACATGCATTAATGAGCTATGATATACCTATAACAATTGCTTTAAGCGCTAAAAAAGACTCAAAGGCTTTAGCTTTACAATCAGTAATAGGAGCAATAATAATAGGTTTTCTTGCTCCATATCTTATAAATTTATACTTTGCTACTGGAGCCGCAATAGCATACGTTTTGTCTAGATTTATTAGCTTTATAGCTGTTGCATTACCTAGGGTGAGAAAGCATGGTTTACTAAAAATAAATTTAAATGAGTATTTAAAAGTTTCCATATCATCTCTTATCTTATTATTTGGCTTACTTTTTGTCGAATACTTAACTGGGTTTAATGTTATTTATTTACCTTTGTATATTACATTAGGTATTTTAATAATAATTTTTAATTTCAAATTTTTTAAAATGCTTGATAAAGAAGATTATACTGCATTAAATGAAGTTTTGCCTAATAATTTAAAATTTTTCTTTGAGATCATTTGGAGTTTTTTGGATCTTCCTAAAGAATAG
- a CDS encoding glycosyltransferase, translated as MIVGLKMEIFTIGPADINGKIGGGGIHNAEIIIRLPHLGFRVIYSPYPSILFWALNDEVYADSLHKTLRIMEQNKVIIPSIVFSYLEEKNKILKRHNIESNFFSKVDKFIKEKLKYIHYKDFPQLRDEEIKIMKDIISDVGNVQYIMNPTESTSEFIYFAKIFKKPIYNIIHHNPFNWYMALRKTASMFYMNSISNIIKLVRLSLFSPYSSIKYYYDKLISLNLPINFIWINPASYFQFRNSMNLNKNIKNYFIYPANAIDPLALSNESYDKENYFVYGGYLDLLKGLYDMPYILKELKNKIDDYIVFVGHSSNETTKYINKLKKIYPKIKFLGFLKNKEELFKIYSKAKGLIYPTHIDGYSLVILESLGVKTPVITYGIPELVYLYKNIKPVRIVNEFDFKSFANEIIKLSKTDNTRDLFDNTESFIRIHSSWDNVAKQYAKIFKETMK; from the coding sequence ATGATAGTAGGATTAAAAATGGAAATCTTCACGATAGGACCTGCAGATATTAATGGAAAAATTGGTGGAGGTGGAATTCATAATGCAGAAATAATAATTAGATTACCACATTTAGGTTTTAGAGTTATTTATTCTCCATATCCTTCTATATTATTTTGGGCTTTGAACGATGAAGTTTATGCTGATTCATTACATAAAACATTAAGAATTATGGAACAAAATAAAGTTATTATTCCTAGCATAGTTTTTTCCTATTTGGAAGAAAAAAATAAAATATTAAAAAGGCATAATATTGAATCCAATTTCTTTAGCAAAGTTGATAAATTTATTAAAGAAAAATTAAAATATATTCATTATAAGGATTTTCCTCAATTAAGAGATGAAGAAATAAAAATTATGAAAGATATTATAAGTGATGTGGGTAATGTTCAATATATAATGAATCCTACTGAATCGACATCAGAATTTATTTATTTTGCTAAGATTTTTAAAAAACCTATTTATAATATAATTCACCATAATCCTTTTAACTGGTATATGGCGTTACGTAAAACTGCATCTATGTTTTACATGAATTCTATATCCAATATTATAAAATTGGTTAGATTAAGTCTTTTTTCTCCCTATTCTAGCATTAAATATTATTATGATAAATTAATTAGCCTAAATTTACCTATAAATTTTATATGGATTAATCCTGCTTCATATTTTCAATTTAGAAATTCCATGAATTTAAATAAAAACATAAAAAATTACTTTATTTACCCAGCTAATGCAATTGATCCTCTAGCTTTATCAAATGAAAGCTATGATAAAGAGAATTATTTTGTTTATGGAGGTTATCTAGATCTTCTTAAGGGTTTATATGATATGCCTTATATATTAAAAGAATTAAAAAATAAAATCGATGATTATATTGTTTTTGTTGGTCATTCTTCTAATGAAACAACTAAATATATAAATAAATTGAAGAAAATATACCCAAAAATTAAATTTTTAGGTTTTTTAAAAAATAAAGAAGAACTATTTAAAATATATTCAAAGGCAAAGGGTCTTATTTACCCAACACATATAGATGGCTATTCTTTGGTGATACTTGAATCTCTAGGAGTTAAAACACCAGTTATTACCTATGGAATTCCTGAATTAGTTTATTTATATAAAAACATTAAACCTGTTAGGATTGTGAATGAGTTTGATTTTAAATCATTTGCAAACGAAATAATTAAGCTTTCAAAAACAGATAATACAAGAGATCTTTTTGATAATACTGAAAGTTTTATAAGAATTCATAGCTCATGGGATAATGTCGCTAAACAATATGCAAAGATATTTAAAGAAACTATGAAATAA
- a CDS encoding glycosyltransferase family A protein has protein sequence MSLPYITAIVTAYDRKQYIRQALDSIYRQTLDKDKFEVIVVANYEDINYDKLKYNWIYTKDPRLGTKIVLGSKEAKGEVISLLEDDDYWLKDKLKFVYNKFKEYNLDYLRHQVLITDENLKPLDKNYQPRNSIFFDRIFYSKKINKKLINLMFIVWNNSSINIKKDIIEFISNKLKCLKMYETDKLINISSLIFGNKILFSSKRLSLYRMHNSSSTILKDWSNYYDNNRKNIRYKLLLAIDTLIMYRIVKSYMEQKLKNNWNLESYKNRVYDSYYKYKFRKDNEDFRELKHYAVKQILNNFLKIHDYDFFEYLKVLKIPICDLFSIKSELNINCPYFNNPIYLIKNLIRL, from the coding sequence ATGTCTTTACCATATATAACAGCTATTGTTACAGCATATGATAGAAAGCAATACATAAGACAAGCTTTAGACAGCATTTATAGGCAAACTTTAGATAAAGATAAGTTTGAAGTAATTGTTGTTGCAAATTATGAAGATATTAATTATGATAAGTTAAAATACAACTGGATCTATACAAAGGATCCTAGATTAGGGACTAAAATTGTTTTAGGTAGTAAGGAAGCAAAAGGAGAAGTTATATCCTTGCTAGAAGATGATGATTACTGGTTAAAAGATAAATTAAAGTTTGTTTATAACAAATTTAAAGAATACAATTTAGATTACCTAAGACATCAAGTATTAATAACTGATGAAAATTTAAAACCCCTAGATAAAAATTACCAGCCAAGAAATAGCATATTTTTTGATAGGATATTTTATTCGAAAAAAATTAATAAAAAACTAATAAATTTAATGTTCATTGTATGGAATAATAGTTCAATAAATATTAAAAAAGATATTATAGAGTTCATATCAAATAAATTAAAATGCTTAAAGATGTATGAGACTGATAAATTAATAAATATTTCATCATTAATATTTGGAAACAAAATACTCTTTTCATCAAAACGTCTTTCTTTATATAGAATGCACAATTCATCAAGTACAATTTTGAAGGACTGGAGCAATTATTATGATAATAATAGAAAAAATATAAGATATAAATTGCTCTTAGCAATAGATACATTAATAATGTATAGAATTGTTAAAAGCTATATGGAACAAAAACTAAAAAACAATTGGAATTTAGAATCATATAAAAACAGGGTATATGATTCTTATTACAAATATAAATTTAGAAAAGATAATGAAGATTTTCGGGAATTAAAACATTATGCAGTAAAACAAATATTAAATAATTTTTTAAAAATACATGACTATGATTTTTTTGAATATTTAAAAGTTTTAAAAATACCTATTTGTGATTTATTCTCAATAAAATCAGAATTAAATATAAATTGTCCATATTTTAATAATCCAATTTATTTGATTAAAAATCTAATAAGATTGTAA